The following nucleotide sequence is from Trifolium pratense cultivar HEN17-A07 linkage group LG2, ARS_RC_1.1, whole genome shotgun sequence.
AGAAGACAGGCCGTTCCAGGGGATTTGGATTTGTATCTTTTCGAAATCAGCAGGCATGAAATCTTCACTTTTTACATTTGTTatctttttatctttatttatttctgTGTCTTTGACATGCTAATGGTAGGGTGACTTTGTTTTATATGTAATTTTTCAGGAAGCCCAAAGTGCCATAAACGACTTAACTGGTAAGATATATTATCATGTAAATTctagtttttcattttcaacataGCTGAAGTGAAGcgtgtgtgtatgtgtgtggtAATTGTTTGATACCAtgtcatttatatatttttaactaaCAAGATGTAAATTGTTTAAAACATTCAAATCAATATCTTGCTCCAAGCCCCGACCAGACTTCTTTTTTTAGTTGGAAATTATATCTGAAAATTAATATGCATATGTAGTAGTAGTACCTATTTCAATggttaaaacatattttagggGGATGTGATGGGGGGCACCTAATTGTACTGTTGTTTATGATGAAGgatcaaacaaatattttgattGGTTATATGGTCCCTAAGCATTTGGTATTCAAGTCCTCACCGCACCAAGACCAGTAAATTAGTGATTAAATTAGTGATAATTCTAATTGGATGTTTGGTTCATTGAAGTACTGTCTTCATAATTTTAGTTAAATAGTTAATTACATTTAGTCCTTCAGTTTTGTTGGATTTTTTAATGTTTTCCCCGACACTTCAGGTTGTCtgattttttaatgttttcCCCAACACTTCAGGTAAATGGCTCGGAAGTAGGCAGATTCGTTGTAATTGGGCCACAAAAGGAGCTACTATCAATGGTGAAAATCAGAGTTCAGATTCCAAAGGTGTTGTGGAGTTAACCAGCGGAACATCTGGTGAGATCATAAGTTTATTATACTATAATTCCTTACAGGGGgcttcacatttttttctttaatttttgtgGTGTACAGTTGGCATTAGAAGTCAGTGAATCCGTGTGTTCGTTACCTGTTTCTTGAAAACACTTATAAATATACTATGATTTCTGATGaaaactgttaccaaacatACAATTAAGCCCTTCTTTATTgtatttaaaataattgaaagtaaATTTTAAGCCCTTCTTTGTTACCAAACATGGAGGTTGActtcaaatgattttttaatgGGATCATCCAATTATTAGCTTTAAATCTGTTGAATGCTGCTTTAtaatagcttttttttttcatggttgaaatttttgacaaaaatattttttgtgcatCTATATACTTTTCCATCTATTTATCACAGTGGCCTGATTGTTTATTTTGCTTGCTGAATAATCTTCACATCTTGTTTggcttttattttttgtagaaGAAGGGCAGGAAATAACCAGTGATGACGGTCCTGAGAAGAATCCTCATTATACCACTGTTTATGTTGGCAATCTTGCTCCTGAGGCAAGGATTCATATTGTTTTCCGACAGTTTTTACCTTACTAGTCTTTCACGTCTATCTGGGAGTACTTTTCTGTCTATTTAAATGGGTGTAATATACTATAGTATCAACTACTCTGGCAGTTGTGTGCATAGACGGAAAGTGCTTCAGTACTATATTTTGCAATTAGATTTGCAAACTATATAAAATATGAATAGTAGAGTACTGTAAATTCAAATTCAGTTTGTTCTAAAATTATGTTGTGTTCGTCGTTTGTTAATTGCAGGTTACTTCTGTTGATCTCCATCATCATTTTCATGCCCTCGGTGTTGGAACTATTGAAGATGTTAGGGTGCAACGAGACAAAGGTTTTGGGTTTGTGAGATACAGTACCCATGGTGAAGCAGCTCTTGCTATACAGATGGGAAATACTCGGTTTCTGTTTGGCAAACCCATCAAGGTAAATGGCTAACTGGCAGGATATATATCCGTTATATTCTTTTATTTAGAGGTGTATTACCAGAGCCCAGAGGAAATATCGTATCAAGGTTTCATTAGTATCtggattttttaaaacaaatttcaagtaGAATGCTAACTAGGTTGTCTATCTTTCTCAGAACCCACTTATTCACTAAGATCTTGCATCATATCCTCAACCATATACTGTATAATATAGATTCATAATACTCGAAAGCTCTAAGAAAATGTTGGATTGGTTTTCTAATCTTGTTAATTGATATTTTGCAGTGCTCATGGGGTAGCAAGCCAACTCCTCCAGGAACAGCTTCTACCCCTCTTCCACCACCAGTTTCTACGCATGTACCAGTGCCAGGACTTTCACATGCCGGTCTTGCAGCGTATGAACGCCAGCTAGCTTTGAGCAAAATGAATGGTGCACATGCCCTTCTGCAACAGCAGAATCAGCATGCCCTAAAGCAGGCAGCCATGGGAATGGGTGCTATTGGGGCTGGGTATGGTGCAGGATTCCCTAATGCTGCCACCACCCAGCACCTTATGTACTATCAGTAAAATATCCGACCCCCTATGAAAATTAAAGATGTTTATTTTAAGTCTTTTGAGCCGCCATAATGGTTTTACAATACTGCATGTTAATTACTTCCCTCTTCCCCCCTATGGTGTGCTCTTTTCTTCCTTTGTCTTTCTCATTCTTTTCCTTTTGTACCTACCTTTTCGGTGTGCTTTATGCTTTGTTTTTGCCCAACATATTTGTTTTGCTACAATAATTTATTACTACTTTCTTACTACAGAAAAATGTCAGTAgcacaatgaaaaatataaaattgctAATATCCTCCCCATTGCACTGTTTCTTAATGATGAAAATGACCACAAAATTCAATGAGCTTTAAACACATTATTGAGCTTGGGTTTTGTTTTGGTAAATAAGGGATTCTGACTAATGAGAAAGAAAGACATACGAAATGGTTCGGATTTTACTTGGAATTTGCTTGCAGTTTACTGTATTTTGATTAGTTATATGTATATACAGTAACAACAGTGGGAAATATCAACAAatgctaaattttttatttcattatacTAAGCTCATCTTTTCTAAgcatatgatatttttatttattcaatatttgGACTTGTATGAGTGGAAAAAATAGTTATCTCATTTCAAGATGGGAAAAggtttttagaaaaaaatcttACGAATGAGTATGGCACAGTTCTTGCATTATACAATGCCCCTGAAGATAATTATCATtagctttttattttcttcaacgAATGTTAATTCATTTTATACAAAGAGTATATGAAAACGACGTCCACATTTGACAGAATAGTCGTGAAGCTCATGAAAATACCttctttttctataaaaaatactttattCACGAAAATGTTTATTAAAGTAGATTATTACTCGATTATAAAGTTATTCTTGTAAATCATGTATTTCATCTATGACCACGAGTTTAATGTGACAGCACATTAGCATaaattttcctctttttttttttacaaacatacAACACAAATTGTATGTGCTTTTTACTAGTTTTCCTCATAAATTATTCACATGAATTATCATGTGATCGACCAAATGATCAAGAATGCGTTCATAGCTTATGAGGAAAGCTATAGAGCTTGTAAAAGTAACATGTCGTATCATATCAATGTTACACTTTCCTCTCTATAGTCTAGTCTATTGAGGAACAAAGGAGCACAATGATGTTCTTTAAGGAAAAAATTGAGAGCTGAAAAaaatgtagtagtagtagtagtaaattTAGTAGTGGGGGCATTAGGCATATACCATCGAATAATAAAAGAAGGGTTCCAAGTTCCGACACAAAGTAGCTAGGAACCATAGttatgattttcttttctttcttttagaCCATAGCTTGGTTTcatgattttatttctttttcttagtggGATGGGATGGCCACACTATAGTTGGATTCCCTTGTCATAATACTCATATTGGTGCTCCTTTCATTTTCAATGTGTTCCATCTTATGGTCCCCACTTAAATGGCATCAACTTAAACGACGAAATAACACATTTATGAGACAGCTTCTTCTTGTGTTCAAAATAAGGTCTTAATACAGCCTCTCCAATACCCCACTTCCACCTCCCTTAAGTCCTCTACCCCTTTTGTCATCTTACATGACATATGAACCATTTATGGGCTACAATGAAAGCAATGCACtacaaaacaaaacatgaaGAGAAGAAACTAGATAAAATACTAGTATTTTTAATTCATACACTAAGAATTACTCAACTTACTAACTAATTATAAACATTAGATTTTAATAATACAAccattgaattataaatttttgttgaatAGATCAACTATACAAACTTTTATAAGAATTGAGTTATAATCTTTTTTTGGACTATGTATATATATCACCCAATTGGgattttaaaatcaattctaaCCCAAACATCAAGTTGCTAAATTATTTGGAGGTGTTTGTTGTCAAATGTTTTTCtaataaaatcaattgagacataaattattttaaattttttcaataataaatactatcaaaatctaaaataattaaatattataatttttagcCGATAATTAGAGTCTTTGACCCTTAATAAACACCCAAGATATTCTCACTCTTAGgccttttattttcaatataaaacttCTTTTTATTTATGAGATTTGGATGTATTCTAAATTGACGACCCCAATAATTAAATACAGAATGATTGTGAAATGTGAAAATTGAAGGACACgcccaaaaaataataatgaatgttTAGAATAGTgactcattttttttaattttcaaagaCCAGTGACTCATTCTTTAAATTTCATACTATTGACTGAATTTAATATACTATAGATTGTTAGCTGATTGAGGTGTGTTTGAGGGAGTAGTTTTCTTATTTCTTTAcaccttttcttttttcatgtAAAAAGTTAGGAGAAatctaacatgtgccctaatgGCACATGGGCACATGTTAAGAGACTCAATATAGAAATATTAGTATTCGCCTAAAAATTCATGTATTCAATTTGATAAAAGTCAAAATGCTACTTTTTTTCAATGTAAATTTTCTACTTTTGAGTTCTTTAAGATATGCCCTTAGGACACATGATAGCAAGATCCAAAAAGTTACTGTTATACACTTATAATCGACATGAGAGAGGGTAAGTATATTATAATGTAACAACCATtttccttattaaaaaaaactatattttgtaccaaaaagaaACTATATTGTAACAATCATGCACAATAactaaatgaaaatatataacaaaaaaaaaaatcaaactaattaaaaaCGATGACCAGTaatatactatattttttttcatcataaGCGAGCAGTATGATATTCTAATATTGTGCAAACGATATAAGATGAAAATtttaaggaaagaaaattagtaTTTGAGACAGAATCCAGAAGCAGAACAAATCCATCTACACAATTGAGAATGATTTGTGATTTCATAATTCATGATTCCTTTTTGTGCTTGGCAAAAggaaaaatacatcaaaatacATACATCTTCTCTCTCTTTATTTCTCATCGTCAAAAATTTCGTTTTGGTTGCGATCAAGTTATCTATATAAATATTCCATATAGTTAACAATAGTATAGTATTTATACTATGTACTtagattattaattaatttccacggCCAGGGTATGATTCATCAAATCCTTGATTAAATTGCAAGAATTCCATTTGAAAATATTTGATCCCTTGTATAAGGTGAACTTGATAATTCCATTTCTGACCCACACCTCTCTTTGCGTTCATCCATCATTATTTGACTTGAACGACACTCTGTGCTACAAAATGCTTTCTCTCCTCTAcacaccacaaaaaaaaattaattaatttcatgtCCCATAAATGATAAAtctaagaataaaaaaataaggattagtctctgcagttacgCGCAGAGAATAcctaatttataaaaaaaaaactaataaaaataaatttgagtaATCAATCAATACCTGTACATGTAGATATCTTTGCCATGCAAATTCTTTCCGCATAAGTTACATGAATTAAGAAAATTTGATGTAGGAAATAATGGTTCCGGCTCAATCAAAATTTGTGGTGGTGAAGATTTTCTTAGAACACCAACGTTGTTGTAGTAGTTGTTGTTACAACCTTGTTGTCTCCGAACATCACCTTCACCACCATCATAATAGACCTTAGTGAAGGTTTTATTAGGTACGTGGCATGTCACATAGGTGTATTCTTCTTCCAAGCTTTCCATGTCAATTTCATTCATATTTGAATAATCCATTTGAAACCCATTTGGACTTTTAACAGATTGAATTTGGATTGGTCTTGATCGGTTCAAATTTGATGTACAAACAGCATGTTTAGGTAAAACTTCACATGGTTTATTAGTATCAAGAGCTGCCACAATTTTGAGACCAACACCACCAAGGTCATAGTTTTTTAAACCTCTTGGTGATGATTGCATCTTTGTGTCTAATGGGCCTCTTGGGCTTCCGGTGTCCATCATACGGCCACCGGAGACCAGTAACTCTGACAACTTTCCGATCATTGGAGAGGGTCTTTTCCTCAACATGATTGGAGAGAAGATGAGAAGATGAAGAGAAGAGAGgttgttgtgttgtgtgttGAAGAATGGAATGGGAGAATAGAAAGGTGGAGAGTAGTGGGTGTCTTTATAAGACCAACCTATAAAGTCATGTTAGGGGTCTTAATATTAATTTCATGGAGTAGTTGGGCTAAACCCTTGGTTTGTTTGGAATTTTGTGGATGATCATTGCTTCAGAAATGCCcaacaattaatatttttatgatatattattatttaagtGAAACTAGTAGTttgataataatattttgatttgatttgctTACATTAAAGTGATTCCTTTCTTGTGATAACCTTTgcttaatttaataaataataatatatctcAAGGTCGCTTGTCAGTGGGCCAGAttcttgaaagaaaaatttgGCATTTCCAATTATTGAGATACCCCTACATACCCCTATATACATTATTATAAAACATTTagaaatattgttaaaaaaaaaaataattgaaatatgTCCCGTGaatttagttcagttggtaggacattgtattatatatgcagaaagTCAAGATTTGAACTCTGATCATTTCATTTATCCATTTTATGGCTGAAATTTCTAGCCTCTAGactactttaaaaaataaaaatatataaactatgTGATtttgtggtaaaaaaaaaaatacatggaAAATGTCGACGTTCggtatattaattataattagatAAAGAAATGGTATATAAAAGCAGATTAATTAACGGTGCCGATAAATTTCTTTGTAATAAATATTAACTATTATTCTGAAAATACagtaaatttaattaataactgtatcaataacaaaatttaagatttttcatttcttcacgTTTAAGACAATAAACTGTCTGATAGAATTTTTAGTTAtgaatttctattttcatttcacAAATTGTTTGCGTGTTAAAAATGATTCATGTTGATTATTTCAAAAGTTatgctaatattttttttatagtaaagtTATACTAATAATTTTATATCACTATTTTACTTTAATATATGCACAACGAAAGACAAATGGACAACAAGTTGCGTTGctaattttcttggaagataaatcaatcattttgaaattacaTCTATAAAATTAGGATAGACAATATTGTTATGCATGTTCCTTTAAACTTTTTTCAAAAGATCAACAACATCCAGTGCTAGAAAGCCAGAGGTGTCAAACACAAACTgtataaaaatatgttaattgTCAAAACACGTTTTCTCGTGTTTCGTCACTTTGCTTGAAGCAGCTTTGAGGGCCGCTTGTCGCACAATTAAATCCCGAGTCATCAATCCCACAAGTGGGAAAATTTCAATCAAGTTCACATAAACATGCTTCCCTGATAACTAACGATACACTAGAACATTTTTAGGCCTAAGCGTGTTGATCTCCCTTCTTGTGGTTCAGTCAAAAAGTTCACAAACGCCTCTTTCTTCGCATATACAACTATGTCACAAAGGACATCCATGACAAAGTCATGTCTATATCTGAAGCTTGAAAGCTCCCTACAATGAATAGTTTGCTCCTCAAATTGATCAATGCACGCTTTACAGCAAACAAGGCAAACTTCCTCAATAGTAAATAATGGAATCATTATGCGgtatatgaaaataatgtgGTACTCTACCGTGACATATGTTGTCTCAACTCATCGATGAGAATAGCTAAAAGAAAATCTTGAGCATgagttgcttaaaaaaaaaactatattttgtcCGGTGATCATGTCAAAGTTGACTTCCATATCCtaaacatttttactaaaaaggGCACTCGCCAAAGCATGTGACTTTATGGGGACGGTGTTGGGCAAGTGAAACTAAAGTCAAAAGTCACAATGATATAACAAAGACCATCCAAACCAATGTCAAAATCAAAGCTCATACCGTATACTTCACtatatttaatttcaatatatGATCTTATAACACTCAAGCCGCAAACATATATGAGGCAGCCTCAACTGCTGAGTACAAACTAAATCCTCCAACCCTAACGAGTAAGAAAACGACCCTCCATCGAAAGTCTCCAAACTCCATCAACCACAATGTCCCGAAAGGAGATTACAAATAAATTAACACCACAATAGTCAGttcattataaaattaataaaattattaataagcGTCTTAAAAGTATTGattaagcaacaaaaaaaaactaatcttgAATAAAAAATGTGTTGTATAATTATActacttatattttatttataatatgatCTTGACTTTACTTATTAAAATTTATGGATCCGTGCACCTGATCCTCGGATACTCCTCAACTAATTATTCAGGACATTTGATATAACTTTTGCAAACTAAAGAATGTTTAAGCTATTTTAATaaactcaaaagaaaaaattgattgatgATTGAAAATACAAAGAATAAGTTATTTATCTACTCGTTATAATACTAATTGTCGTTAACTTCCATTTTCTTTGTGAGACAGTGAAGTAAACAATCTCATTCCATTCAAAAGTAGAACCAGGCACAAGGATTTGAGTTAGATTAATTGATCTCTCAATACTATGATTTTCAATtgcaatttatcttttttatatataatcaaTTACATGATAATGCTACGGTGAACCAACAAATCATCTACCGAAtactaattttataaaatttacttaccgttggattgaaagtttttatcaaatagatcatccataaaaaagaattagaaattttgaaaataatttgataggtTATTCAAAACCATCAAAATTATGGTATTTAATAAGTCGTTAATATTATCGAGATAAatgaaaaactaaattttattatatacatTATTCATATAATACTTATCGAGATAACAAACAACATTTTATACATCTTATATAATCTCTATAAGTATTTTTAAGAtgatatacaattttttaattttttatcatagataattaaaaatatcaataatGAAAATTGTAGATTGAGAAAcataaattaatcaattatatcatttattttggaATAGAAGAAGTCTGGTCTCTTCCAGCACACTACTATATTTTACGtactatttaatttaaaaattatgcaattatatgatttaatattttatttttttttgatattatgatttaatatttattataaggAATATCGACATGACACTTGAGGTCGTTGTCTCTGATTGATAATAAATCTGGGCCGTTAGATGGAGAACCACGTGTATAGTGTA
It contains:
- the LOC123907354 gene encoding oligouridylate-binding protein 1-like; the protein is MLPQKLRQNPMMQHSLYHHPALITPPQIEPILSGNLPPGFDSSTCRSVYVGNIHPQVTEPLLQELFSSAGALEGCKLIRKEKSSYGFVDYYDRSSATIAIVTLNGRNIFGQAIKVNWAYARGQREDTSGHFHIFVGDLSPEVTDATLYACFSVYSSCSDARVMWDQKTGRSRGFGFVSFRNQQEAQSAINDLTGKWLGSRQIRCNWATKGATINGENQSSDSKGVVELTSGTSEEGQEITSDDGPEKNPHYTTVYVGNLAPEVTSVDLHHHFHALGVGTIEDVRVQRDKGFGFVRYSTHGEAALAIQMGNTRFLFGKPIKCSWGSKPTPPGTASTPLPPPVSTHVPVPGLSHAGLAAYERQLALSKMNGAHALLQQQNQHALKQAAMGMGAIGAGYGAGFPNAATTQHLMYYQ
- the LOC123907356 gene encoding FCS-Like Zinc finger 14; its protein translation is MLRKRPSPMIGKLSELLVSGGRMMDTGSPRGPLDTKMQSSPRGLKNYDLGGVGLKIVAALDTNKPCEVLPKHAVCTSNLNRSRPIQIQSVKSPNGFQMDYSNMNEIDMESLEEEYTYVTCHVPNKTFTKVYYDGGEGDVRRQQGCNNNYYNNVGVLRKSSPPQILIEPEPLFPTSNFLNSCNLCGKNLHGKDIYMYRGEKAFCSTECRSSQIMMDERKERCGSEMELSSSPYTRDQIFSNGILAI